The following nucleotide sequence is from Vulpes lagopus strain Blue_001 chromosome 1, ASM1834538v1, whole genome shotgun sequence.
CCCACTTCAATGTCTTTGGCCCCCAGGATTGCTTGGGGTGCAGGGAGCGTGTGCGGACTCAGCCGTGGAGGTCAGGAAGGACTCCACTTTTACCTGGGAGTAGATGACAGAGGAGCCCTGGGCGCTGTAAGGCTGGGGGCTGGCGATCGGGCCGTGGGAGGGCAAGTAGGTCCAGAGGAGCCTTAATGCGGAGGAGTCTGAGGCCACTGTGGGAAGAAGAGCAGCACTGAGCTGGCAAAGGCGGCCAACGCTCTTGCCTGGCCCCACATCCTCACCGTTCCTGTCCGGTCTCAGGTCCTCTCTCCACCAAACGGCACCTTCCCTGTACTGCCAGGGCCCTGTCCTGAGACCTGGACCTCCAACGGGGCCCAACCCCTCCACAGCATCAGTCCAAGCTCCCCAGACTCCCCAAGACCAGGAATCCACCTCTTCTCTTGCTATTACTTTGAGCACAAACTCCCAGCATGTACTGTGGACAGCCCGGCCATGCCcctctgtggcctcaggcaagtcactgCCACTTCTTTTGCCCCAATGGTGTCATCTGTATAGTGGGCATAATAACATCATCCACCTCTAGGGTTATTGTAAATTTATaagagtttgtgtgtgtgcatgtgtgtgtatgtattttctgGCGTCTGTCACACCTACATAGTTACCAGGTACAGTCTTGACtactataaacaaaataaacaagtgctAAATATATAAGTACACATAGTATATTTACTTATAGCACTTGGAACTTTACTTGGCACAACAACACATGTGGGTGTGATGCTAgatgttattattacttttatactGTCCTAAATCTGGAACGGAATGTGACATCCTTCAGGAGGGCTCTCTCCTTTTGGCTTGGAGTAACCATCTCGGCTTCCTGGACTGGTCAGTGATTCATGGCTTTGTGACTTCAGGCTGGTCACTTAAGTTTctctgccttagtttcctcatttgtaaaattgggataataacaATACTCACTCAAAGGAGGCTGTAAGTGTGAGAGTGTTCATGTGTGTCGCAGGTGAGCCATTGAACCAAGAATAGGCACGAACACAGTTCATTCGACTTTATGCAAGAGGATCAGAACaccagacagagaagcagaatggctaaaatcacaCAGCACTCTACAGAGCACAGGTGAGAGAGAGTCTGCCCCAAAGGCAGGTTTCCCTTGTGCAGGAGGGAGCCGGGCTGGGGCTGTTCGTGGCCAAGCACCCACCCGGGACGATTGGCACAATCAGACCCCCAGCATCAAGCCACTCCCAAAGCTGCTGGGATAGCATTCCCATGTCTGCCTCCTCAACCCTATGGGTTAGAGTGGGAAGCAGAGGCATGTCCCCCGAGATGTTCATGTCCCAATCCCTGGGATCCTATGACCTTGAAAAACAAGACTTTGCAGGCATGATTAAGATTAAGGACCTTGAAAtcggagattatcctggattatgcaGGTGAGATTTTTAAGAGCTTTAAATCAGAGAACTTTTCCCAGCTGTGCTCAGAGGAAGACCCATTGCTGGACGAATGATCAGAGAGCTGTGGCACTGccagctttgaagatggaggaaggggccatgagctgTGGGGAGGGGTGTCCTTGAGAAGCTGGCAAGGGCAAAGATGTACTTTCTCCcctgagcctccagaaaggagcaCAGCCAGGGCAATACCTCCACGACATTAGCCCAGGGAGACCTGTGTCCGACCTCTGACCCCCAGCATGGTAAGACAATGTGTCATTGACATTTGTCATGGCAGCAATAGGACGTGAATGGTAGCCCTGTGTCCTGTGACAGCTGGGAATGCAGAAGCCCTGACAGGGGCCTCAGACTCTCCTGAGGCCATCAGTGGGGAATGGAAGATGCACCCCTGCTTGGTGGGGCTGGGGACCCCAGCAGCGTAGACAGGTGCAAGTGAAGAAAACCAGCAACCCCTGCGGATGGGCGGCTCTGTGTCTGGTTGGCCCAGATCTGCAGAAGGGATGGAGGCCAACCTTGCACAGTAGGCACCTTCAAAGCCAATGGTCCACAGGTCTTACCTGCATGTTTGTTCCCCTCCTGAATCCTCCGGACTTCCGAGTACACCACGTCTCCTCCTTTAGGATTTACTTGGGAAGAAGTTGCAGTTTGAGAGAACTATACAGTCCTTACCTCTTGTCTGAGtggcttcctcctcccccagctagAGCTTATTCTCTGCAGGGACACGTGTGCTCCCAGCCTCTGCACAGCCCCGTGGTCATCTCCTGCTTCACCCCTGCCCGGACCAACCCAGAGGTCCCTGCCCAAATGGGAGAGGTCCCTGGTCCTCACCATTGCTGTATACTGGTTGCAGCTCTATCCAGCCAGGTACATTGTAGTAGGTGGGCTCTTGGGGGTCCGAGTTTGAAGGGTTCCTATGAGAAAAAAACAGCCATGTCTCCCAGTAGCCCTGACAAAGAGCTGTACCCATCACTCCCTGTTGGCAGGTGTTTAAAGCACAGGATGGCCACTAAGTCTGGACACAGAGATGAGCACATACCAGATAGTGTGCTATTATGAACTATCACATTACAAATTATGTATGTTTCTGGGCTTCATGGGCACCTGACACAACCAGGCACAGTGCTACTGCTTACAGTAATATGGAGGTGATTCTACTATTATCCCTCTTTTATATATGGACAAGGTGGTGATTCCAAAAGGcgaagtgacttgctcaagaccATGTGACTACACAGGGCAAGACTCAGGACTGGAAGTCCTAGAGAGATCAGGATCTCAGAGAAATTAGTCACTATGAGGCTCAGAGGAACTCTGCATGTTTTGGATGCTGCCACCACAGGCTTGTCCAGAGACAGTTTGCAAGCTGTGCTGAGGCTCCCAAGGTTAACCTCTGGGATCCACGATGGCAGTCCCTTCTTCCCAGGTACCATCTCTGGTTGGCAGAGCGGTCTCTTTGGGTGGTGAGTCATGTGACTCCATCTGTTCAGTTGTCCCCACAGCAGGTATTAGGTTGGTCATGTCCAGAGCTTTATAGCCTGGCTGAGCTGAGACTAGTTTAGGACTTGGATGGATTCAGTCTTATAGCCGTCACTCAGACAACCAAGGTGATGGTGGTAAAGGATATAAGTTAAGTTAATAAATAAGttataagttaataaataaaaagcactttACACTCCATGCAAAAAGGTCTATGTAGCTAAGGTGGCAGAGAGAAGGTCCTGGCAATTGCCTTGACGTACACCAAAGGAGACAGCAACATGATGTTGGCACAACCTATCTGTGTCCCCAGCAGTGACCAGACCTGGTTCACTTTTACCCCCCGTGGTTCATCTCATGAACCACACAGAACACACAGCCCGGGTCTTACCTGGAGGGGTCAGAGGTCCTTCCTCCTGCAAAGGAAAGCAGAGGTCactggagcaggagaaggaggcctTAAGAGGGGCAGAGCTGCTGGGAGGCTCACCCGGACCCGCCAGGGGTCGCAGACATTGAGCGGACCCTGCTCTGCTATGCCCAAGGGAAGCGGCAGAGGAGGCAAATCTCCTGACCCCCCGCTTCCACAGGGGCATAGCTATACCAGGAAGAGTGATGCTCCGAAGCTGCAGGGGGAGAACAGACCTGATCAGCTGGGGAAATACTGCACATCAGGAAGTCATCACACTGGGTTTCTGTTCCCACTTCTATTTCTCAGTCTCTCTtgtcttcctcccctttccttggGGGCCTCgtaagggcagagagggagacacactgAGGTTTATGATGTTGGATAAACTGTCTCATTGAGGCATCTTCCCTGCACTCGGGCTGTTTTGAGAACTCTGTTTGTAAAGACGAATTCTGGGGGACTGGGCAGGAAAGGTGGCAGGACCAGGAACtgtggcaggaggaggggctgttGAGAGCTCAGGGGAGCTTACAGAGGCAGTGTGAGCCTGAGGGCTagggcagggaggacagggacTGAAGCAGAGGTTACCCACCTGCTTTCCTGGGAAGCCGGCAATACAACAGCAGTGCCACAACTGCGAGGCCCCCCATGCCGAGCAGCCCCCCAGCAACGCCTGTGGCAACAGGGCCGAGTCTGCTCCCTGTCAGCCCTGGAGAGGAGACCCCATGCATGAGCCACAGGGAGAGGCTCATGGTCTTGAACTACTCTGCCCCTGGAGCTGATGCCAGGGCCTAGAGAGAGGAGGAATCCGGGGGACCAGGACTCCTGAGGCAGCCCAGGAAGAGGCTCTTATCTCTGGGAGACATGTGTGCAGTTGAGGCAAGGCCACAGGGTCGGGATGGACGGTGCCCACCAGTGAGCTCCAGAGTCAGGGATCCTCCTTGACCCCCTGCTCCCACTCAAGTACCATCACTTCAGAAACACTTGAGAAGAGAACCAGGTAGAGAACTCTCAGCTTTGTGCCCCCATCCATAAGGTGCATGGCCCTGGTCAAATGTCATTGGGATCATCAGAATACCCTTGGAGGAGATATTTGTCCACACCTGTGGCCTGGGCACAGGAAACTTACCTGAGATGGAGAGTGTCACCACCTCGCTGCACTGGGCCCCCAGGCCGTTATCGGCCTCACATGAGTAGTTTCCAGTATGTTCCGCGGTCAGAGAGAGGTTGAAGGATGCTCCTCCTCCAGAGGGGACTGAGCTACTCTCCAAGATGACATTGTCATGATAAAACCGGTACAGGATCGGGGGAGAGCCCCTGTGGGCCTCACAGTGAAGCTCCATCACATCCCCAGGGAAGGCCTGGTCCCCAGGAGCCCTGAGGGTGAGGATGGGGCGTGATGCAGGAACTAAGGGAGATAAAAAGTTAATAGAAGTTCCTACTTCTAACATATTCGTAAAGGagcaaaaattataaacaaacgGCAGAGGTCAGGTCTCAGTCTTGGAAAATAGATTGAAACTCATATGACAGACAAAGCTAATGACCTAATCTacaaatgcaaaaggaaaaatacccaACAGAAAAGTATGGAAAGGGTATGAATCACTATAAACTTCAAGTAgccaataaatagataaatagattattaattagtatttatttactaatgaaatacatagaaatagaaatagaatataaatacataaaaacacccATCAGATGggcaaaccttaaaaaaacagataatactCATGGACTTGTGGACAGTCAATGATCTCTGGGAAGGAACGCAGATCTGAGACCCTTTCTTGTATGGTAATAACTGccaaatttaaaatgcacatcaAACTTGACCCCACAATTCTACCTCTAAGACTGCTTCCTTTGGAGATACTGACATGAGCTATGCAAAGGCATTTGTGCAAGGATTTCTGTGCTAGAATTTTTACAATAGCTAAAAACTACAGGCAACCTATTTAATTaactaatgaaaaagaagatatcCAAGATGATTCTTTTAAGTGAAAATGCAAGTTGTATGATTATGTATAACCTGATTCTACCTCTGGGAAAAAATTATACCcttatgtttataatatatttgAATGTTTCTGGAAAAATACCCATGATTTCTAGCAAATTTtgtgtggagtcttttgggttttctacattgAGTTATTATGTtgtctgcaaagagtgagagtttgacttccttgctgatttggatgccttttatttcttcttcttgtctgactgctgaggctaggacttctagagggaattatgctaagtcACATAAGTctgtcagaggaagacaaataccatacgatctcacttatatgtggaatttaagaaaaaaaccagatgaacataggggaaggaagggatgaaaaaataagattaaaacagagaaggagacaaaccataagagaatcaactctaaaaaacaaattgagggtcactggaggggagagcaaggtgaagggatggggtaactgggtgatgggcattaaagaggggcCTTGaggtgatgaacactgggtgttgagtgcaactgatgaaccactaaattatacccctgaaattaatactatatattttaactaaattaaacttaaataaaatctttaaaagagagaaaaatgcccatgaaattctttcctttcttttctcttctccatgaAACTATTAACAGTGGTTGTATCTTGGAAGTATGTAGACATGAAAGTATGTGGCTGCAGGTAGAATGAGGCCTTCACCTTTCATAGTGTCCTTTTTGtaccattcatttttttcttgtcatgaaGATTTATGTATTCCTTCAGAGTAATGAATTACTAAAAAGTCAAAATCTGTGTTAAAACATGGCCACAAAGGATGAAGGAATGTGACAATGTAGATGTAGATGGAGAACTGGGTAGGCCTATGCCTCAACATGGTACCCATGGTAGCTCCCATTGCCAGATGTGTATAAACTGGCTACTTTCCACCTTTGAGCCTCACCTTCCTCTCCTGCAAATTTTGGCTAAAAGTACTTTCATTGGTTTACcttaaagatgaaatgagatattaCATGCCAAGTACTAAGCACATGACTTAACACATGCAAGGGCTCAGTGACAGTGATAATGGTGATGCTGGTGTTGGTGATTATGGTGATGAccatggtggtgatgatggtggtggtggtgatgatgatggtgatggtgatgatggtgatgctgATGTTGATGGTGgtgtgatgatgatggtggtggtgatggtggtggtgatgatgatggtggtgatgatggtggtggtgataatggtGTTGACGGTGATGGTGACGatactgatgatgatgataatggttgtggtgatgatgatgatctggtggtgatgatggtgttaaaggtgatgatgataatggtgacGGTGGTGCTGGtggtaatgatggtggtggtgctgatgGTGATGGTAATGGTGATGACCAGAAAATTCATCTCAATTGCCCTTAGCATACTTTTCCTATACCCCAGTGCTCCCTAGACAGGAATTTGGTAGTTGGGCCAGCCAGTATGGGCTACCACAACAGGTTCAGAGCTCACAAGAAGAGCAGCTTTCCTTGGATGTAACACTTAATGGCAAAAGGTCAGAGGGCAGCATAGAGAATGAAGGAATTTGATGGACAGGTGGCTGATGTCATCCATGCCACCCTGCTCTCACCTCTCTGTGCTATTCTCCTGTGTCCCCATGGCTTTAAGAATCACTTTGTAAATGGGCTTGGATTGGTTGTGTCTCCTAAAGTACTATGCACAGAGCTAATGTTAATATAGAGTTTTTAATATGGAAGTTTGAGGAATATTTATATTCCTGGTAATAAAAGAAGCACAGTATTAGAGGCTTGCAGGGCTCAAAGACAGAAAAACTCAGACAAGGAATGGCCAAATCTTTTTTTGGAACAGAAAAACTTCTACTCAAAATCCATCACTTTCCCTTTTTAATCATAATTACAGATCAGAATATAGTCTATGTTGTAAAAGGGCTTTGCATTTTTAGTGAGGAGTTTTAATCCCATTCAGGAAGGCGGTCCTGCCAGGAAGTCCAGGTTCCTGCAGCTGTAACCACAGGAAGGGTCCCTGATTTGCAGATGGGGTTTCTGCTGGCAGGAAATCCTTGGAGCTGGACTATCAAACTAGCAGTGGGGATGCCGAAGCTCCACTTTGCCTGCTGGGGAGAGAAGGGCTGCAATGTTTGGTTGTGCTGCTTGTGGGCAGGACCAACTCACCTGTGACATTGAGTGGTACCACCTCACTGCGCTGGGCCCCCAGGCCATTGTCAGCCTCACAGGCATAGCTTCCGGAATGTTCTGGGGTCAAAGAGAGGTTGAAGGATGCTCTTCCTCCAGAGGGGGCTGAGCTGCTCCCCAGGAACACATCGTCATGATAAAACCGGTACAGGATCGGGGGAGAGCCCCTGTGGGCCTCACAGTGAAGCTCCATCACGTCCCCCACCACGGCCTGAGTCCCGGGCACCCTGAGGGTGAGGACGGGGCGGGATGCTGGGACTAAGGGAGGAAAAATAGTTAACCATCAGTTCCCACTGTTTAAATATGTTCCTCCATAGCAAAGACTTTTCAAACCAGAATctgttttcctcagtttttaGTGTCCTTCTGACATTACTCTGAACCCAGCTGTAATGTCTTCTAATCTGAAAAAACAATGACATTGGTGTGGTGCTATGTGTCCTTTTCAATGCGTGGGTGTGCAGTCTCAAGTGTGTGGGGAATCTGAAAGCAAGGATTAAACTGTCTTTTGATTTCTCAAAAGACAATCggggagaaggagaaatcagTGCAATGGAAACTAGGAACGAGAGAGACTGGTTATTCATGCAGCTGGGGGTGTCACCGAGTATCTGGGAGAGAGCAGAGGTGTTGGTGAGCTAGGGCTCTGCTGGGGTCTGAGAACAGGGGCATGGGAAGAGTTGAAGGAGCAAGTAGGACAGCGGGCTATGGTCAGGTTATCGGAGCAGCGGGTGTACATGGCAGTGATGGCTGATGTGGTTGGTGACAAGCCACAGTGTTGAGGGGATCAGCCGTGTGGACCGTACAGTCGTGGACTGATAGCAGGATGCAGAGTGGAGAGGAGACGGTGGGCGAGGTGCCAAGGCTGCACTGAGAGGGGCATGAGGGGGAGGTCAGCCCGTGACAGGGCCAGCTGGGAGACCCTGCTGGAGCTGAACACAACAGGGACCGGTGAAAAGTCAGGAGAAGGGCGGCAGGAAATCTAGTCAGAGCTCCTGGTGGGAGGCCGGGCTGCTCCGGATGGGCCaggagaagccagagagaaacCGAAGGGCCAGTGAGAGAGTGAGCTGGCCTTCTTACGGGTTATCAGACAGAGGAACGCCCACCGAAATTCTTCTGAGGTGACGGGGGCTGCTCGGATCATTTCTCTCCTTGCTGATCATTGTCGGTTGATCATGTAGTTCACGTACTGAGAGCCTTGACTTCTATGTTAGGGACCCTTTGGTCAGAGTGGCTACAGTGTTGCTTCCAGGGAATGCATAGCAGGCAAAGGGAAGGTGCAAGTTCCTGGAAGTGCAGATCCAGGGCTGCCAGATGGAGGCTGCTGGGAGCAAGCCTGCTGTGATGTCACTGTGCTAATGGCCCTGAGGGACCTCTGATCTCGGCTACTGGGGAAGGTGGGTCCCCAGGTGGGCCGCAGTTGGAGCCTTCCACTCACCTGTGACCCTGAGTGAGGCGGTGTCGCTGCGTTGGGCACCCAGGCCATTGTCAGCCTCACAGGCATAGCTTCCGGAATGTTCTGGGGTCAAAGAGAGGTTGAAGGATGCTCTTCCTCCAGAGGGGGCTGAGCTGCTCCCCAGGAACACATCGTCATGATAAAACCGGTACAGGATCGGGGGAGAGCCCCTGTGGGCCTCACAGTGAAGCTCCATCACGTCCCCCACCACGGCCTGAgtcccaggcaccctgagggTGAGGACGGGGCGGGATGCTGGGACTAAGGGAGGAAAAATAGTTAACCATCAGTTCCCACTGTTTAAATATGTTCCTCCATAGCAAAGACTTTTCAAACCAGAATctgttttcctcagtttttaGTGTCCTTCTGACATTACTCTGAACCCAGCTGTAATGTCTTCTAATCTGAAGAAACAATGACATTGGTGTGGTGCTGTGTCCTTCTCAGTGCGTGGGTGTGCAGTCTCACGTGTGTGTGGGGAATCTGAAAGCAAGGATTAAACTGTCTTTTGATTTCACAAAAGACAattggggagaaggagaaatcagTGCAATGGAAACTAGGAACGAGAGAGACTGGTTATTCATGCAGCCAGGGTGTCACTGTGAGCCTGGGCTACATCAGAAATGAAGACCACAAGAGAATGAGTACTGATCAACTTATTTGCTCTTTTGCATATTCATTCACTTATCAAAGATAATGATGCAATGAATAAGTCCCAGGAGGTATACTGTGAGCTAGAAAGACCCAGTCCCCACTGTCCAGAGGCCTCAGTCCAGAGGAGAGGACAGGCCATAATTACAATAAGCCTGGATGTAGAAGGACACAGTGACAACTGGTATAAAGTAGAGACCAGGGTACTGTGAAATGCAGTACTGGGACCTGATCCATTAAAGGCTGATCAAGAAATGCTTCTTCACAGAGACATTTGAAACCAACCAGGAAGAGATGGAgatgaagggacgcctgggtggctcagtggttaagcatctgcctttggctcagggcatgatcctggggtccggaatcgagtcccacatcgggctccctgcaaggaacctgcttcttcctctgcctatgtctgcctctctctctgtctttcatgaataagtaaataaaatctttaaaaaaaagagagagagagagagagatggagatgaAGAGCatgccaggcaggcaggcagcatgtgcaaaggccctgaatcAGGAAGAAGGCTGGAGTCCTGAAATTACTGAGACAAAGTGGCAGCAGCACTGACAGGTGGGTCTGACAAGTGGTGTGAATAGGAGAGTGAGGCCCGGCTTTAAGagctgtggggggaaaaaaagagctgTGGGGAGGGCTTTGCCCTCCCTCACACAGCCATGGAGTTCTGTAAGTGCATCTGTACAGGGGCACGAGATTATCCAATTTCTCTTCTAAAAAGACTGCATGCTGATCCCAGCATGCAAAACGGATTGAACCGGGACAGAAGTGCAGTGGAGAGGCGGGCCGTAATGGAGATGCTCATAGGTTTGACAAGGAGAGTGGCAGTGCAGATCAAGAGAAAAGATCCATGAAATATTTAGCAAGTAAAACCAACAGGACCTAATCATCAACTCGTTCTGAAGAACAAGGGAGAGAAAGGTCAAGGGAGGCTCCTGGGTTTCACCTTGTGTGTCTCGATGAAGGACTGTCTCTTACAGAAGTAGCGACACTTGGAGGAGTCTGGGGGGATGCCATGAGATTGCTTTTAGAGATGCTTGGGCTTATGGGCTTTGGCGGCATTTGAGTGGAGGTGTGGCATCTACAGGTGCTCAGGTGAGAGGTGTCCAGAAGTTTAGGAATCATTTACAGATGACACCCTCAGGACCATGCAGAGCAAGGAGATTGATCAGAGAAGAGGACAGAGCTTGCAGGACAGAGCTCTGGAGTACAACATGGAGCTTGTCTGCAAGAGGAGTTGGTGCCAGATGGAGGCTGTCAGGAGCAGGCCTGCTGTGATGTCACCATGCTAACAGCCCTGCGTGACCTCCAATCTCAGCTACTGGGGAAGGTGGGTCCCCAGGTGGGGTGCAGTTGGAGCCCTCCACTCACCTGTGACCCTGAGTGAGGCAGTGTCACTGCGCTGGGCACCCAGGCCATTGTCAGCCTCACAGGCATAGCTTCCAGAATGTTCTGGGGTCAGAGGGAGGCTGAAGGATGTTCCTCTTCCAGAGAGGGGCCACCTGCTCCCCAGTAACACATTGTCGTGATAAAACCGGTACAGGATCGGGGGAGAGCCCCTGTGGGCCTCACAGTGAAGCTCCATCACGTCCCCCACCACGGCCCGAgtcccaggcaccctgagggTGAGGATGGGACGGGATGCTGGGACTGAGGGAAGTAAAATGAGTTATTTGACATCAGTATCtttcacatttcctttattttcattttcagagattACCTCTGTATAGTATTTGTGACACATTCTAGATCTTTTCTATGTATAAGAACATCCATTCCCACAACAcacaaataaacatgtaaaaacatacatgcacacacatgcaggggATCACAGTACACCTCCTGCTCTATTGCTTGGTTCTTTTCTTCAGCTACACATCATGAGCATCTTTCTAAATCATTCTTAACGGTCCATCTCATCCACTTTAGAGACCTACTTCATTGATCTGTAATTTATACACAACAAAATGCAACTCTTTTAAATCACGGTTTGATAATTTGGGGGTGATTACTGCACGATTTTTTAACAAGTGCAAagcattccactgtatggatTCATCATTGCCAGTGACTGGAAATGTCCTTTTTCTCTCGCTCCAAATAATGCCACATCCAGCGGCATATCCATCATGGCACATTTGTGTACATACTTCTTAGGATCAAgtcttagaagtggaatttctgggatGAGGAATATGAACATTGTAAGGAACCATATGTCGTGCTAGATTGTTCTTCAACTTTGGACCCGTTTGCACTTGCACTACGGGAATACAAGAACTCCGGTGCCCACACTCTCATCCGTGATAGTTGTAGAAGTGCAGAGGCTTACTTATTATCTCTTCTCTGCTCTTAATCCAAAATTCGATAGTTATTTCATCTGAGCAATTCGCCCATCATATCTGGGAGACCCTGTGGTCTACCAGTGGATTTTTCAGGAGCTGCTGGTGAACCACAATCCATTAATGAGAAGTTACTGCCTGGAAAGGATTCACCCATTATTGACAaaatgggaatttttatttttatttttttacaattaa
It contains:
- the FCRL5 gene encoding Fc receptor-like protein 5 isoform X1, producing MLLWVSVLVLAPVSGQFEAVPKAVISLHPPWTVFFKGEAVTLTCHVSHIYTAKNRELYQWYLGTEILREIPGNTLKVQDSGEYKCQTQNSLLSDGVTLIFSTAKLILQAPPSVFEGDSVTLKCQANVDLALKNKTLYKNGKMLKILDESSSFHIQQAGLKDNGEYHCAGSEINCSFSSNRIKIQVQELFPHPVLRSRPSWTTSGKQLTLICETQLPPQKSDAQLQFRFFRDGQIVEEGSKNFLKIRNPSSGMSKGPSYYWCEAHTVTSNVCKKSQKSQIHVEVPVSRPVLTLSPPRAQALEGRRVTLHCEARRGSPPILYQFYHGDVLLSSSSAHTARGESFSITLTAESSGKYSCTADNGFGPQRSDTRSLSVTVPASRPILTLRVPGTRAVVGDVMELHCEAHRGSPPILYRFYHDNVLLGSRWPLSGRGTSFSLPLTPEHSGSYACEADNGLGAQRSDTASLRVTVPASRPVLTLRVPGTQAVVGDVMELHCEAHRGSPPILYRFYHDDVFLGSSSAPSGGRASFNLSLTPEHSGSYACEADNGLGAQRSDTASLRVTVPASRPVLTLRVPGTQAVVGDVMELHCEAHRGSPPILYRFYHDDVFLGSSSAPSGGRASFNLSLTPEHSGSYACEADNGLGAQRSEVVPLNVTVPASRPILTLRAPGDQAFPGDVMELHCEAHRGSPPILYRFYHDNVILESSSVPSGGGASFNLSLTAEHTGNYSCEADNGLGAQCSEVVTLSISGLTGSRLGPVATGVAGGLLGMGGLAVVALLLYCRLPRKAGGRTSDPSRNPSNSDPQEPTYYNVPGWIELQPVYSNVNPKGGDVVYSEVRRIQEGNKHAVASDSSALRLLWTYLPSHGPIASPQPYSAQGSSVIYSQAQGVPPTCHHEETHVPNVGSSDTDTSECHKPEKSSESRG
- the FCRL5 gene encoding Fc receptor-like protein 5 isoform X2, which encodes MLLWVSVLVLAPVSGQFEAVPKAVISLHPPWTVFFKGEAVTLTCHVSHIYTAKNRELYQWYLGTEILREIPGNTLKVQDSGEYKCQTQNSLLSDGVTLIFSTAKLILQAPPSVFEGDSVTLKCQANVDLALKNKTLYKNGKMLKILDESSSFHIQQAGLKDNGEYHCAGSEINCSFSSNRIKIQVQELFPHPVLRSRPSWTTSGKQLTLICETQLPPQKSDAQLQFRFFRDGQIVEEGSKNFLKIRNPSSGMSKGPSYYWCEAHTVTSNVCKKSQKSQIHVEVPVSRPVLTLSPPRAQALEGRRVTLHCEARRGSPPILYQFYHGDVLLSSSSAHTARGESFSITLTAESSGKYSCTADNGFGPQRSDTRSLSVTVPASRPILTLRVPGTRAVVGDVMELHCEAHRGSPPILYRFYHDNVLLGSRWPLSGRGTSFSLPLTPEHSGSYACEADNGLGAQRSDTASLRVTVPASRPVLTLRVPGTQAVVGDVMELHCEAHRGSPPILYRFYHDDVFLGSSSAPSGGRASFNLSLTPEHSGSYACEADNGLGAQRSDTASLRVTVPASRPVLTLRVPGTQAVVGDVMELHCEAHRGSPPILYRFYHDDVFLGSSSAPSGGRASFNLSLTPEHSGSYACEADNGLGAQRSEVVPLNVTVPASRPILTLRAPGDQAFPGDVMELHCEAHRGSPPILYRFYHDNVILESSSVPSGGGASFNLSLTAEHTGNYSCEADNGLGAQCSEVVTLSISGGRTSDPSRNPSNSDPQEPTYYNVPGWIELQPVYSNVNPKGGDVVYSEVRRIQEGNKHAVASDSSALRLLWTYLPSHGPIASPQPYSAQGSSVIYSQAQGVPPTCHHEETHVPNVGSSDTDTSECHKPEKSSESRG